The Deltaproteobacteria bacterium sequence GCCCGGGTGGGCGCCGATGGAGCCGTCGAGGCCCTTGCCGATGGCCTTGATCAGGGAATCGCTGATCATGCCGTCGGGCAGATAGAACTTGTCGAACGCGCCGGTGTCGAGGGCGCCCTGAATGATGCCCTTGCCGCCCTGGTCGGCGTAACCGGCCACGATCAGGATGTCGCCGCCCGCGGCGGCCAACGCCGCCACCTCGGCGCTGTAGTCGCCCTTGCCGTCCTCATGAGGGGCCGAGATGGTGATCTTGCCGCCGCCCTTCTTCACGTTGGCGGCGATGCTGTCCGCCAGGCCCTTGCCGTAGTCGTTGTTGGTGTAGGTCAGCGCCGCCTCCTTGATCCCCATCTCCTTCAGGATGTCGGCGATGATCGCGCCCTGGCGCGCGTCGGACGGCGCGGTGCGGAAGAAGAGGCCGTTGTCCTCGATGGTGGACAGTGCCGGAGAGGTGGCCGACGGCGAGATCATCACGATGCCGTTGGGCTTGGCCACGTTCTCGAGCATGGCGATGGTGACGCCGGAGCAGTCGCCGCCGACGATGGCGTTTACCTTGTCCGAGGTGACGATCCGCTCGGTGGCGGCCGACCCGGCGGCGGCGTCGCCGCAGGTGGAATCGGCGCGCACGGATACCACCTTGGCGCCGCCGAGCAGCGCGCCGCTGTCACTGACCTCCTTCATGGCAAGCTCGGCGCCCGCGGCCATTTGGGGTGTCAAAGATTCGATGGGTCCCGTGTATCCGAAGACCACGCCCAGCTTGACATCGGCGGCGTAAAGCGCACCGGCGTTCATGACAATGAACAGGATGGCAACAATCAGTCTTTTCATGACGACCTCCTTGGTTGGGAACGGCATGTCGGACGACATTAGCCGAGTTGTCAGGCGTATTGCAACTGCCGTCGCGCGCGCTCAACCCGGCAGTTGCCTGACTCCGTTCAGTGCGGCGATCTTGTAGGCCTCCCCCATGGTGGGAAAGTTGAAGACGTTGTCGATGAAGTAGTCGATGGTGCCGTTGAAGCTCATCACCGCCTGGCCGATGTGGATCAGCTCGCATGCCTGGTCGCCGATGATGTGCACGCCCAGCAGATGTCCGCCGTTGGGCTCGAACAGCAGGGTCAGCATGCCGTGGGGATCCCCGATGATGCCGGCCTTGGTCACTTCCTCGTAGGTGGCCACGCCCTTGGCGTAGGGGATGCCCCTGTCGTCCAGCTCGTTCTGGGTATAGCCGATCATGGCGATCTCGGGGATGGTGTAGACGCACATGGGGAAGCGCGCGCGGCGGCCGCCCGCCCGGTGCCCGAGGGCATAGCTCGCGGCCATGCGGCCTTGCTCGTTGCTGGTGGAGGCCAGCGCCGGGAAGCCGATGACGTCGCCGGCGGCATAGATGCTGGGGATCGACGTCTGGAAGAGCTCGTTGACCTTGATGAGCCCGTACTCGGTGGTCTCCACCCCCACGTCTTCCAACCCCAGGACCTTGGACGCCACCTCGCGCCCGCTGGCCACGATCACCGCGTCCGCTTCCAGCGCCCGGCCGTCGGCGAGGGTGACCCGTGCCCTTTCTTCCGATCCCGGCATCCGCTCGATCTTGTCGTACCACGCGTTCCAAACGAACTCGACGCCGGAGTCCTCCATGCGCCGCATGAGCAGATCCACGAGCGATTTCTCGGCAAAGGTGAGGAAGGAATGGTCGCGCTGGATCAGCGACACCTTGCACCCCAGCACCGCGAAGGCCGAACCGTATTCCGCCCCGATGACGCCGGCGCCCACCACGATCAGCGATTCGGGCAGGGTCTTGCGCTTGAACTCCAGTGTGAACACCGAGTCGGAGTCGTAGATGACCTCGTTGTCCACCGGAATGTCGGGAGCGAAACGAGGTCTCGATCCGGAGGCGATGATGATCTTCTCCGCCTTCAGCGTGATGGACTCCATGGGGTTCTTGAGCACCCACGCGTGCACCGAGTTGGGGCCGTCCACGGTGGCGTGGTAACCGCGGTAGACGTCAATGCGGTCGCGATCGCGATAGGCCTGAAGCTGGTCCTCCATCGTCGCGATGCGCCGTTCCACCACCTTGCGTACGCGCACGAACAGATCCGACAGGGTGATGTCCTTCTTCTGGGTGAAGTCGGTGCCGTAGAACTGGCGGTGGCGCACGCCGCGCAGGTAAAGGATCGCCTCGCGCAGGGTCTTGCTGGGGATGGTGCCCGAAAGGAGGGTAATCCCGCCCAGGGTTTCGCGGCGCTCCAGGATGGCTACCCGGGCGCCCATCTCGCACGCTTGGACGGCCGCCGTGAAGCCCGCGGGACCGCTGCCGATGACGAGGACGTCGTAGTCGAAAGGCTGCATGGGGTGTTGTCTCGCTCCAGCCTGTTGCGTGCGGGTCGTGGAACGCCGATTCCAACGATGTGTTGGCAGATCGTCGGAGCATGCATAGCAGATCGGGCGCGGAAAAGTCACGCACGGCGTGAAGGCGCCGTCACACCCAGGCTTCGGTCAAGGCGCGGTAGACCAGCATGATGCCGGTGCCGATCAGCAGCGCGAGGATGGCCCGGTTGAACATTTTCTGCGGGACCCGGTCCTGAACGCGCAGGCCCACGTAGAAGCTCGCCAAAATGAACCCGGTGACGAAGAGCGACAGCTTCAGCGCCTCGACCGTGAACAGGCCCCAGGTGGAGATGGCGACCACCTGCCAGAACTTGGCCATGATGAACGCCGTGGAGATGGCCTTGACGAACTCGGCCTTCTCCAGTCGAAGGCCGTGGAGGTAGAGCGCCATGACGGGCCCCATGGTGTTGGTGAGGCCCAGACAGAGGCCGCCGACGAACCCCATGACCGGCGACATGAACCGTTCCGCGCGTGGCGGCGTGGTCAGCGTGAAGGCGAACAGGCCCGATACCGCGAACACCACCACGACGCTTCCCAGGATCAGGTTCAGGGTCCACAACGGAAGCTGGGTCAGCTCCCAGGTGCCGAGGAACACGCCCGCCAGCGCGAACAGGAACATGGACGAGAAGCGCCGGAACATCTCGGTGGGAATGCCCCGGCGGAAGA is a genomic window containing:
- the sthA gene encoding Si-specific NAD(P)(+) transhydrogenase; translation: MQPFDYDVLVIGSGPAGFTAAVQACEMGARVAILERRETLGGITLLSGTIPSKTLREAILYLRGVRHRQFYGTDFTQKKDITLSDLFVRVRKVVERRIATMEDQLQAYRDRDRIDVYRGYHATVDGPNSVHAWVLKNPMESITLKAEKIIIASGSRPRFAPDIPVDNEVIYDSDSVFTLEFKRKTLPESLIVVGAGVIGAEYGSAFAVLGCKVSLIQRDHSFLTFAEKSLVDLLMRRMEDSGVEFVWNAWYDKIERMPGSEERARVTLADGRALEADAVIVASGREVASKVLGLEDVGVETTEYGLIKVNELFQTSIPSIYAAGDVIGFPALASTSNEQGRMAASYALGHRAGGRRARFPMCVYTIPEIAMIGYTQNELDDRGIPYAKGVATYEEVTKAGIIGDPHGMLTLLFEPNGGHLLGVHIIGDQACELIHIGQAVMSFNGTIDYFIDNVFNFPTMGEAYKIAALNGVRQLPG
- a CDS encoding sulfite exporter TauE/SafE family protein — its product is MAFDGTLVLVAATIFFAGFVKGATGMGFPLIATPMLTLLLDIRMAIVVLLIPSVVMDLSQIFRRGIPTEMFRRFSSMFLFALAGVFLGTWELTQLPLWTLNLILGSVVVVFAVSGLFAFTLTTPPRAERFMSPVMGFVGGLCLGLTNTMGPVMALYLHGLRLEKAEFVKAISTAFIMAKFWQVVAISTWGLFTVEALKLSLFVTGFILASFYVGLRVQDRVPQKMFNRAILALLIGTGIMLVYRALTEAWV
- a CDS encoding ABC transporter substrate-binding protein, with protein sequence MKRLIVAILFIVMNAGALYAADVKLGVVFGYTGPIESLTPQMAAGAELAMKEVSDSGALLGGAKVVSVRADSTCGDAAAGSAATERIVTSDKVNAIVGGDCSGVTIAMLENVAKPNGIVMISPSATSPALSTIEDNGLFFRTAPSDARQGAIIADILKEMGIKEAALTYTNNDYGKGLADSIAANVKKGGGKITISAPHEDGKGDYSAEVAALAAAGGDILIVAGYADQGGKGIIQGALDTGAFDKFYLPDGMISDSLIKAIGKGLDGSIGAHPGTDSPGAAKLGEIAKAAKVKSDSPFVPESYDAAALIMLAMEAAKSSESGKLKDKVMMVANAPGEKIYPGELAKALKILAGGGDVDYVGASAVELIGPGESAGNYRQIAVKGGKFETVKYR